The following coding sequences lie in one Synechococcus sp. PCC 7336 genomic window:
- a CDS encoding carbonic anhydrase: MTKQLIRGLQKFHDEYYLAHRAEFEQLAHGQHPRVLFITCSDSRIDPTLITQVDVGEIFVIRNAGNIIPPFGAANGGEGATLEYALNALDIREIVVCGHSHCGAMKGLLKLDKLEEGMPLVYNWLKHTEATRRVLQDSYSHCDREALIDIAIAENVLTQLENLRTYPVVRSKLHRNQLALHGWIYNIEAGEVLAYDPVLHEFVSPDKAHPAPEPEYNLHASCPIPATTQKTNEKQLLPSVQIGLPGRSRLSTQQADRIYRGSR; the protein is encoded by the coding sequence ATGACTAAACAACTCATCCGAGGACTGCAAAAGTTCCACGACGAATACTATCTCGCCCACCGCGCTGAATTCGAACAGCTCGCCCACGGCCAACATCCTCGCGTCCTCTTCATCACTTGCTCCGACTCCCGCATCGATCCCACCTTAATTACCCAAGTCGATGTCGGCGAAATCTTTGTCATCCGCAACGCCGGGAACATCATTCCCCCCTTTGGTGCTGCCAATGGCGGCGAAGGGGCCACCCTCGAATATGCCCTCAATGCCCTCGATATTCGCGAAATCGTCGTCTGCGGCCATTCCCACTGCGGGGCTATGAAGGGCCTACTGAAATTGGACAAGTTGGAGGAGGGGATGCCCCTCGTTTACAACTGGCTCAAACATACTGAGGCCACCCGGCGCGTCCTACAAGATAGCTACAGCCACTGCGATCGCGAGGCTCTGATCGATATCGCGATCGCCGAAAACGTCCTCACCCAACTGGAAAACCTACGCACTTATCCCGTCGTCCGCTCGAAGCTGCACCGCAATCAACTCGCCTTGCACGGCTGGATCTACAACATTGAAGCCGGAGAGGTGCTCGCCTACGACCCCGTTCTGCACGAATTTGTCTCCCCGGACAAAGCCCATCCAGCCCCCGAACCCGAGTACAATCTGCATGCCAGTTGCCCCATTCCTGCCACTACCCAAAAGACGAACGAGAAGCAATTGCTTCCTAGCGTACAAATCGGCTTGCCGGGGCGATCGCGCCTCTCCACCCAACAAGCCGATCGCATCTATCGTGGCTCCCGCTAG
- the ccsB gene encoding c-type cytochrome biogenesis protein CcsB — MDLAALQELLDNSAFAVLFAAMGLYWISAAFPRIPALQELGTAAMAIGNLSIASLLIARWIDAGYFPLSNLYESLFFLAWGVTTMHLVAEWMGRNRLVGVFTAPLAMGIVAFAAFSLPVEMQSSSPLVPALQSNWLMMHVSVMMFSYATLMVGSVLSIAFLVVTRGRVVELKGNSFGIGNTRSGRGEGASERAEGESEDSAAIGAATTNAGVAVLERSQTAVASALTPQKLSLAEVLDNLSYRLIGLGFPLLTIGIIAGGVWANEAWGTYWSWDPKETWALITWLVFAAYLHTRITKGWQGRRPAILASAGLVVVWVCYLGVNLLGIGLHSYGWFL, encoded by the coding sequence ATGGATTTAGCTGCTCTGCAAGAACTGCTCGACAATAGTGCTTTTGCCGTCTTGTTTGCGGCGATGGGCCTGTATTGGATATCTGCTGCATTTCCTCGCATTCCCGCGCTGCAGGAGTTGGGCACAGCAGCGATGGCGATCGGCAATTTATCCATTGCCTCCCTCCTGATCGCCCGCTGGATCGACGCCGGATACTTCCCTTTGAGCAACCTCTACGAATCCCTGTTTTTCCTGGCCTGGGGGGTCACCACTATGCATCTAGTGGCCGAGTGGATGGGGCGCAATCGCTTGGTAGGGGTGTTTACCGCCCCGTTAGCGATGGGCATTGTGGCATTCGCTGCCTTCAGCCTGCCCGTCGAAATGCAATCTTCCTCGCCGCTGGTGCCCGCGTTGCAGTCCAATTGGCTGATGATGCACGTATCGGTGATGATGTTTAGCTATGCCACGCTGATGGTGGGCTCCGTATTGTCGATCGCCTTTTTAGTCGTCACTCGCGGTCGAGTGGTGGAGCTGAAGGGGAATTCCTTCGGGATTGGAAATACTCGCTCGGGCCGTGGAGAGGGGGCGAGCGAGCGAGCAGAAGGTGAATCGGAGGATTCTGCTGCAATCGGAGCGGCCACTACAAATGCTGGTGTGGCGGTGTTGGAGCGATCTCAAACTGCTGTGGCTTCTGCACTGACACCTCAAAAACTGAGCTTAGCCGAAGTGCTCGACAATCTCAGCTATCGCTTAATTGGCCTCGGATTTCCCTTGCTGACCATTGGCATTATTGCGGGAGGGGTATGGGCCAACGAAGCTTGGGGCACCTACTGGAGCTGGGATCCGAAGGAAACTTGGGCCTTGATTACCTGGTTGGTTTTTGCCGCTTATCTCCACACCCGCATTACTAAAGGCTGGCAGGGACGCCGTCCGGCAATTTTGGCGTCGGCGGGGCTTGTTGTGGTTTGGGTGTGCTATCTAGGGGTGAACCTATTGGGGATTGGCCTCCACAGTTACGGCTGGTTCTTGTAA
- a CDS encoding ABC transporter ATP-binding protein: MTAATPVASKRPKTRPEHSDWWLLRKLWPYARPHWRLLALSIALLPPLAISQAIQPAILQGAIDGPIASGQLGGLWKFIAALLAVGLLRPVFQGLEGFTSQKLGQLLTSDIRNDLFRHITNLSSSYFDRTPVGKLITRITSDVEALGDVFSTGAVGVVSDLVTLVAIAGIMLWQRWNLALFLIGLIIPIALLVVWLQQLYRNANFRVREELSALNSLLQENILGVSVVQMFRRETYNSEIYYDTNQRYVREVDKTILYDSTLSAILEWVSWLGLAGILWLGGQEILQTVAVEGETLVAQSLPFIPNSLQERAAEPLTFGTLYAFILFSSQFFNPLRQLAEKFTSLQAGFTAVERITGMLELPIAVSDPAHPIPLPSPMRGEVQFEAVSFGYKPDELVLKNLSFTIRPGEKVALVGPTGAGKSSIIRLLARLYDASSGSIAIDGVDIRDLAQADLHRHVGTILQDPFLFSGNIRDNITLGEDYPEAEIRRAAQLMNVEPFILDLPRGYETEVRERGNNLSSGQKQLLAFARVMVRNPQILVLDEATASLDVGTESLIQDALETLLRDRTAIIIAHRLATIRNVDRILVLQRGELKEQGTHEQLMALNGIYASLYNLQSLQS, translated from the coding sequence ATGACTGCAGCTACCCCTGTTGCCTCCAAACGCCCCAAGACTCGTCCCGAGCACAGCGATTGGTGGCTCCTGCGAAAACTCTGGCCCTACGCTCGCCCCCACTGGCGACTGCTAGCCTTGTCGATCGCCCTATTGCCCCCCCTCGCCATCTCGCAAGCCATTCAACCCGCCATTCTGCAAGGGGCGATCGACGGTCCGATCGCCTCGGGACAGCTCGGGGGGTTGTGGAAATTTATTGCGGCCCTCCTTGCCGTCGGCCTCCTGCGACCCGTATTCCAGGGGCTAGAAGGATTCACCAGCCAAAAGCTGGGCCAACTGCTCACCAGCGATATCCGTAACGATCTCTTTCGCCACATCACCAATCTGTCGTCTTCCTATTTCGATCGTACCCCTGTCGGCAAGCTGATCACCCGCATTACCAGCGATGTGGAAGCCTTGGGGGATGTTTTCTCCACTGGGGCGGTGGGGGTGGTCAGCGATCTAGTCACTCTGGTGGCGATCGCCGGGATCATGCTGTGGCAGCGGTGGAATTTGGCCCTTTTCCTGATCGGCCTGATTATCCCGATCGCTTTGCTAGTGGTCTGGCTGCAGCAGCTCTATCGCAATGCCAATTTCCGGGTGCGGGAAGAGCTCTCTGCCCTCAACTCCCTGCTGCAGGAAAACATCCTCGGCGTCAGCGTCGTGCAAATGTTTCGCAGAGAAACTTACAACAGCGAGATATATTACGACACCAACCAGCGATATGTCCGCGAAGTGGACAAGACGATTTTGTACGATTCCACCCTCTCAGCCATTTTGGAATGGGTCTCTTGGCTGGGATTGGCGGGGATCTTGTGGTTGGGAGGGCAAGAGATTTTACAAACGGTTGCCGTGGAGGGGGAAACGTTAGTGGCCCAAAGCCTGCCGTTTATTCCTAATTCTCTGCAAGAGCGGGCTGCTGAGCCCCTCACCTTCGGTACACTGTATGCTTTCATTCTGTTTTCGTCGCAGTTTTTCAATCCCTTGCGCCAATTGGCCGAAAAATTCACGTCATTGCAGGCGGGGTTTACGGCAGTGGAGCGGATTACTGGCATGTTGGAGTTGCCGATCGCCGTCTCCGATCCCGCCCATCCCATCCCCCTACCCAGCCCCATGCGCGGCGAAGTACAGTTCGAGGCAGTCTCATTTGGTTACAAGCCAGACGAGTTGGTGTTGAAGAATCTCAGCTTTACGATTCGTCCCGGCGAGAAAGTGGCGTTGGTGGGGCCGACGGGAGCGGGCAAAAGTTCTATCATCCGGCTGCTGGCCCGCTTGTACGATGCCAGCTCGGGCAGCATTGCGATCGATGGAGTTGATATTCGCGATCTGGCGCAAGCGGATCTGCACCGGCATGTGGGCACCATTTTGCAAGACCCCTTTCTGTTCTCCGGCAATATTCGGGACAACATTACGCTGGGGGAAGACTATCCCGAAGCGGAGATTCGGCGGGCGGCACAGTTAATGAATGTGGAGCCTTTTATTCTGGACTTACCCCGAGGTTACGAGACGGAAGTGCGGGAGCGGGGCAATAATTTATCGTCCGGTCAAAAGCAGCTTTTGGCCTTTGCTCGAGTAATGGTGCGCAATCCGCAAATTTTGGTGTTGGACGAGGCGACTGCCAGTTTGGATGTGGGCACTGAGTCGTTGATTCAGGATGCGTTAGAGACGTTATTGCGCGATCGTACCGCCATTATCATTGCCCACCGCCTCGCCACGATTCGCAATGTCGATCGCATTCTCGTCTTGCAGCGGGGTGAACTGAAGGAACAGGGCACTCACGAACAGTTGATGGCGCTGAATGGCATCTACGCCAGTCTCTACAATTTACAGTCATTGCAAAGCTAG
- a CDS encoding SDR family oxidoreductase, producing the protein MTRSLLALSRPLKRYLGRTKAVLFLASDESSFVLGEEILVDGGWATL; encoded by the coding sequence ATGACTCGCAGCTTGCTGGCGTTGTCGAGACCACTCAAACGGTACTTGGGAAGAACTAAAGCAGTGCTGTTTCTGGCTAGCGATGAGTCTTCATTTGTCTTGGGTGAAGAGATCTTAGTGGATGGCGGCTGGGCCACGTTGTAA
- a CDS encoding glycosyltransferase WbuB, translating to MRLLICGTNYAPELVGIGKFTSEMAEWLVQQGHEVRVVTALPHYPNWQIDPGYRAWAYCRESIADVDVFRCPVWVKKNPSGLHRVLHLLSFAVSSLPVMLRQIGWRPDAIVAVEPPFSSGPVAALVAKVSGARSWLHIQDFEVDAAFSLGMLPKTSWLERGLYGIEAWLMKQFDTVSTLSDRMLARLHSKGIPTDRTVLFPNWVDTDWMYPMPCSSPLRASLGLSADKVVALYAGSMGSKQGLDLLLHAADRLREHPELHFVLAGEGPQKQRLEALARSLELKNVTFLPFVPIEQFNQLLNLADIHALIQSASVADLVMPSKLTGMMASGRPVLATALPSTAVGSAVISSGCGRLVPPGDVKQFSELLLQLADRPEERAELGRNARRYAEQHMSKRAILSRVTEELQTLVSDARQPQILEEIWPAELPIPSQPSLNPPRASASDPSVPIFSQRPRQ from the coding sequence ATGCGCTTATTAATTTGCGGGACAAACTACGCTCCAGAACTGGTTGGCATCGGCAAGTTTACGAGTGAGATGGCGGAATGGCTGGTACAGCAGGGGCACGAAGTCCGAGTGGTGACGGCCCTGCCCCACTATCCCAACTGGCAAATCGATCCGGGTTATCGAGCTTGGGCCTATTGTCGGGAAAGCATCGCGGACGTTGACGTGTTCCGCTGTCCCGTTTGGGTGAAGAAAAATCCATCTGGCCTGCATCGAGTGCTTCACCTGCTGTCTTTCGCGGTATCGAGCTTGCCAGTTATGCTGAGGCAAATCGGCTGGCGTCCCGATGCGATTGTGGCGGTAGAGCCTCCCTTTTCTTCCGGGCCCGTGGCCGCCTTGGTGGCTAAAGTGAGCGGAGCCCGCAGTTGGCTGCACATTCAAGATTTTGAAGTCGATGCTGCCTTCAGTTTGGGGATGTTGCCCAAAACTAGTTGGTTGGAGCGGGGACTGTACGGTATCGAAGCCTGGTTGATGAAGCAATTCGATACGGTCTCGACCTTGTCCGATCGCATGCTCGCGCGCCTTCACAGCAAAGGCATTCCGACCGACCGAACGGTCCTATTCCCCAACTGGGTGGATACCGATTGGATGTATCCCATGCCTTGTTCGAGCCCTCTGCGGGCATCGCTGGGGCTGTCTGCCGACAAGGTTGTCGCCCTGTATGCCGGTAGTATGGGCAGCAAGCAAGGGTTAGATTTACTCCTCCATGCCGCCGATCGCCTCAGGGAGCATCCCGAGCTGCACTTCGTGTTGGCGGGAGAAGGCCCTCAGAAGCAGCGCTTGGAAGCATTGGCTCGCTCTCTAGAATTAAAGAATGTCACCTTCCTGCCCTTCGTCCCCATCGAGCAATTCAATCAACTGCTCAACCTGGCCGACATCCACGCATTAATACAGTCTGCTTCAGTGGCAGATTTGGTCATGCCTTCCAAATTGACCGGCATGATGGCGAGCGGACGTCCGGTGTTGGCAACAGCACTACCGTCCACAGCAGTCGGCTCGGCGGTTATATCCTCCGGTTGCGGCCGCTTGGTACCGCCGGGAGATGTGAAGCAGTTTTCCGAGCTGCTCTTGCAGTTGGCCGATCGCCCCGAAGAACGGGCCGAGCTGGGCAGAAACGCGCGCCGGTATGCAGAGCAGCATATGAGCAAGAGGGCCATTCTGTCGCGGGTGACAGAGGAATTGCAAACGCTGGTGTCAGATGCTCGCCAACCTCAAATACTAGAGGAGATTTGGCCAGCCGAGCTTCCCATTCCATCTCAACCCTCGCTCAACCCCCCTCGCGCCTCGGCCAGCGATCCTTCTGTCCCAATATTCAGCCAGCGACCTCGCCAGTAG
- a CDS encoding glycosyltransferase has product MLPVLAGVVLVSKGILGVAIAASIAFYCFCTYCTLGFQTERPQPQGKPQRQPSAPLPVSILIPVRGVDPGAMANWTSFCQQHYHSHYEVLFGVKDPDDPAVPILQQLAAQFPERVRLLVGLEPRGINHQISNLIYLFEAAQYETIILADSDIRVGADYLSAVVAPLADPEVGLVTCPYVEKRPRYIGAALHTLNRCTEFIPSLLIARLLDGGLRCALGPTIATRKSVMSTFGGLNSVANRIGSDYHIGKMTAQSGYRVELSGYVLDNDGGNESVGQVFARELRWARTIRINRGAQYYGMAFTFGTVYALLLLLVSGLAPWAIALFFGVWAVRIMQAAIAIVRLNRPQLWRWMWLLPLRDGMSFVIWLQGSFGRRVYWRGRWLNIGTEGSLAEARGGLSEG; this is encoded by the coding sequence ATGCTTCCGGTTTTAGCTGGAGTAGTGCTGGTTAGCAAAGGGATATTGGGGGTGGCGATCGCTGCCTCGATTGCCTTTTACTGCTTCTGTACCTACTGCACCCTCGGCTTTCAGACAGAACGTCCCCAACCTCAGGGCAAGCCTCAAAGACAGCCCTCAGCTCCCCTGCCTGTCTCCATCTTGATTCCCGTCAGAGGGGTCGATCCCGGCGCAATGGCCAACTGGACCTCCTTCTGCCAGCAGCACTACCATTCCCACTACGAAGTTCTGTTTGGCGTTAAAGATCCTGACGACCCCGCCGTGCCGATTTTGCAGCAATTGGCCGCTCAATTCCCAGAGCGCGTGCGCCTGCTGGTGGGGCTAGAGCCGCGCGGGATCAACCATCAAATCAGCAATTTGATCTACCTGTTCGAAGCCGCCCAGTACGAAACGATTATTTTGGCAGACAGCGATATTCGCGTCGGTGCCGATTACTTGAGTGCGGTCGTCGCCCCTCTCGCCGACCCAGAGGTGGGATTGGTCACCTGTCCCTATGTGGAAAAGCGACCGCGATATATCGGAGCCGCCCTTCACACCCTCAACCGCTGCACGGAATTTATCCCCAGCCTGTTAATCGCCCGCCTGCTCGACGGCGGCCTGCGCTGTGCCCTCGGCCCCACCATCGCGACTCGCAAATCGGTGATGTCTACTTTCGGCGGTCTCAACTCTGTGGCCAACCGGATTGGCTCTGATTACCACATCGGTAAAATGACTGCTCAATCTGGCTATCGCGTCGAACTGTCCGGCTACGTCCTCGACAATGACGGCGGTAACGAGTCCGTCGGACAGGTGTTTGCGCGAGAACTGCGCTGGGCTCGCACCATTCGCATCAATCGCGGCGCTCAATATTACGGCATGGCCTTTACCTTTGGGACGGTTTACGCTCTCCTGCTGTTACTCGTCTCGGGACTGGCCCCCTGGGCGATCGCCCTGTTTTTCGGGGTTTGGGCAGTCCGAATCATGCAGGCAGCGATCGCCATCGTCCGACTCAACCGCCCCCAGCTCTGGCGCTGGATGTGGTTGTTGCCCTTGCGGGATGGCATGAGCTTCGTCATTTGGTTGCAAGGTAGCTTTGGCCGCAGAGTCTACTGGCGAGGTCGCTGGCTGAATATTGGGACAGAAGGATCGCTGGCCGAGGCGCGAGGGGGGTTGAGCGAGGGTTGA
- the murQ gene encoding N-acetylmuramic acid 6-phosphate etherase: MTDLSDRGNLLTEALNPASENLDQLSTLELVDVINAEDAKVAVVVAQQREAIARAIDLAAASLRKGGRLVYVGAGTSGRLGVLDAAECPPTFQTDPQQVQGAIAGGFEALVRSAEGKEDEWAAGVAEMVERQISAVDVVMGIAAGGTTPYVRGALAEARDRGAATLFFACVPENQVPMECDVNLRVSVGPEVLAGSTRMKAGTATKLVLNAISTGVMVQLGKVYGNLMVDVAVTNAKLRDRAIRILTTLTDCDRPEAEALLESAELQVKPALLMYWSGCEYAIAQSALARADGNLRVARNQLR; this comes from the coding sequence ATGACAGATCTCAGCGATCGCGGCAATCTCCTGACCGAAGCCCTCAACCCCGCCAGTGAAAATTTAGACCAGCTTTCGACCTTGGAGTTGGTCGATGTCATCAATGCCGAAGATGCCAAGGTGGCGGTGGTAGTCGCGCAACAACGGGAGGCGATCGCCCGCGCGATCGATCTCGCTGCAGCATCCTTGCGCAAAGGAGGGCGGCTGGTTTACGTGGGGGCTGGCACCAGCGGACGCTTAGGAGTTTTAGATGCGGCAGAATGCCCGCCCACCTTTCAGACCGATCCGCAGCAGGTGCAGGGGGCGATCGCGGGTGGGTTTGAAGCCTTGGTGCGCAGTGCGGAAGGGAAAGAGGACGAATGGGCGGCGGGAGTGGCGGAGATGGTCGAACGCCAGATTTCGGCAGTGGATGTGGTGATGGGGATTGCGGCGGGTGGAACGACCCCTTACGTACGCGGGGCATTGGCTGAAGCTCGCGATCGCGGTGCCGCCACCCTGTTTTTTGCCTGCGTTCCCGAAAACCAAGTGCCGATGGAGTGCGATGTCAATCTGCGCGTGTCGGTCGGTCCCGAAGTCTTGGCGGGCTCCACCCGCATGAAAGCGGGAACTGCCACGAAGCTGGTGCTGAATGCGATTTCGACGGGGGTTATGGTGCAGTTGGGCAAGGTGTATGGCAATTTGATGGTGGATGTGGCGGTGACCAATGCCAAGCTACGCGATCGCGCGATCCGAATTCTGACAACGCTGACAGACTGCGATCGGCCAGAGGCGGAAGCATTATTGGAATCTGCCGAATTACAGGTGAAGCCAGCCCTATTGATGTATTGGTCGGGCTGCGAGTATGCGATCGCCCAAAGTGCCTTAGCACGAGCGGATGGCAACTTGCGCGTTGCTCGCAACCAACTTCGCTAG
- a CDS encoding DUF4157 domain-containing protein — MAKIERAGRSGHSLAKMRLNPSQVEPPQPLQMRLEIGAPGDKYEQEAGRVARHGVSRLHTPEPQQTDRGDALQRVDVPDEDDELMMEPEMDPIQRAELPEDDDELRMKPVVQQQLGIEGIATTANSDRSISAEVRASRTNREHKTGLPNALKSGIESLSGISIDDVEVHYNSSKPSQLKALAYAQGSDIYVGPGQQKHLPHEAWHVVQQRQGRVRPTQQMEGMAINDDPDLEREADVMGERAAKQPADVSSEHSPEKANALDSPISRFANDLQPNRGDRSQAGTAQLRAKLAKAPKYNQSGTINANTANGLNKQAPFTFSAKFDSKPSVNVDPAHGEIRQEILWQGTRTMAAHGGFDTRLFRANTWHEDRDANNKRYGHRNDAYSDLGPGDEYYQNDGSTVDNASGSIYKGSDTPGGDNITGKWKFRLYAIDTSDSNKRIAESDILAIDWDS, encoded by the coding sequence TTGGCAAAAATAGAGCGAGCCGGACGCTCGGGACACAGCCTAGCCAAAATGAGGCTTAACCCAAGCCAGGTCGAGCCCCCTCAACCGCTGCAGATGAGGCTGGAGATCGGCGCACCTGGAGACAAGTACGAGCAGGAAGCAGGCCGAGTTGCTCGGCATGGGGTTAGCCGGCTGCATACACCAGAACCGCAGCAGACAGATCGGGGCGATGCGCTTCAGCGGGTGGATGTACCGGATGAGGACGATGAGTTGATGATGGAGCCGGAAATGGACCCAATTCAACGGGCGGAGCTGCCGGAAGACGATGACGAGCTGAGGATGAAGCCTGTCGTACAGCAACAGCTCGGTATTGAGGGCATAGCGACTACAGCCAACTCAGATCGATCGATTAGCGCTGAAGTTAGGGCATCTAGAACAAATCGCGAGCATAAAACCGGTTTGCCCAACGCTCTAAAATCTGGAATCGAGTCTCTCTCCGGCATATCCATCGATGATGTAGAGGTTCACTACAACTCTTCCAAACCCTCCCAACTAAAGGCTTTAGCCTATGCGCAGGGTAGCGACATCTATGTGGGACCGGGACAGCAAAAACATTTACCGCACGAAGCTTGGCATGTAGTACAACAACGGCAAGGGCGCGTGAGGCCGACTCAGCAGATGGAGGGGATGGCAATTAATGACGATCCAGATTTGGAGCGGGAAGCAGATGTGATGGGAGAAAGAGCAGCAAAGCAGCCTGCAGATGTATCGAGCGAGCATAGCCCGGAAAAAGCCAATGCTTTGGATTCTCCGATTTCAAGGTTTGCTAATGACTTGCAACCGAATCGAGGCGATCGAAGCCAAGCTGGGACAGCACAATTGAGAGCAAAGCTAGCTAAAGCTCCTAAATACAATCAAAGCGGGACTATCAATGCTAATACAGCCAATGGGTTAAATAAACAAGCGCCATTCACATTTTCTGCAAAATTTGATAGTAAACCCTCTGTAAATGTCGATCCGGCTCATGGAGAAATCCGGCAAGAAATATTGTGGCAAGGCACCCGGACTATGGCAGCACATGGTGGTTTTGACACAAGACTATTTCGTGCAAATACTTGGCATGAAGATCGGGATGCGAATAATAAGCGCTATGGGCATAGGAATGATGCTTATTCAGATTTAGGACCTGGAGACGAATATTATCAAAACGATGGAAGTACTGTGGATAATGCCAGTGGGTCTATTTATAAAGGGAGCGATACGCCCGGTGGAGATAATATCACTGGAAAATGGAAATTTCGACTTTACGCAATTGACACCTCCGATAGTAATAAACGAATTGCAGAGTCAGATATCCTAGCGATTGACTGGGATAGTTAA
- a CDS encoding type II toxin-antitoxin system Phd/YefM family antitoxin, with product MDILSASEARANLFGLIEQVNKDRLPRAITSRKGNAVLLSKDDWDSLQETLYLQSIPGFVQSLRAAEQANDWVSEEEFLRSLDGMED from the coding sequence GTGGATATTCTCAGTGCAAGTGAAGCGAGAGCAAATTTATTTGGCCTGATCGAACAAGTCAATAAAGATCGTCTGCCGCGAGCAATTACCAGCAGAAAAGGAAATGCTGTTTTGCTGTCTAAAGACGATTGGGATAGTTTGCAGGAAACCCTTTACTTGCAATCTATACCTGGATTTGTGCAATCTTTGAGGGCGGCTGAACAAGCAAATGATTGGGTGTCGGAGGAGGAGTTCTTGAGGAGCTTAGATGGAATGGAGGATTGA
- a CDS encoding Txe/YoeB family addiction module toxin: protein MEWRIEFSRNAVKSTPKLRSANLEANVRGLLNILRRNPHEPPYEKLSGNLQEYYSRRINIKHRLVYSVDNETKIIRVVSVWSHYE, encoded by the coding sequence ATGGAATGGAGGATTGAGTTTAGTCGCAATGCAGTTAAGTCTACTCCAAAATTGAGATCTGCTAATTTAGAGGCCAATGTAAGAGGCTTATTAAACATACTAAGGCGAAATCCCCATGAGCCTCCGTATGAAAAACTATCAGGCAATCTTCAGGAGTATTATTCAAGACGAATCAATATCAAACATCGTCTTGTTTATTCTGTGGACAATGAAACGAAAATCATTCGGGTGGTTTCTGTTTGGTCACATTATGAATGA